The following proteins are co-located in the Triticum aestivum cultivar Chinese Spring chromosome 1A, IWGSC CS RefSeq v2.1, whole genome shotgun sequence genome:
- the LOC123076071 gene encoding small polypeptide ROTUNDIFOLIA LIKE 2-like: protein MKVGSQMKQMGKLNKALKEKRAKLYIIHRCVVMLLRWSD, encoded by the coding sequence ATGAAGGTTGGGAGCCAGATGAAGCAGATGGGGAAGCTGAACAAGGCGCTCAAGGAGAAGAGGGCCAAGCTCTACATCATCCACCGCTGCGTCGTCATGCTCCTCCGCTGGAGTGATTGA